In Aulosira sp. FACHB-615, the following are encoded in one genomic region:
- a CDS encoding peptide ligase PGM1-related protein codes for MVTLNVSKLDQVDQFRRLQSTLRDRWKTIELFDNSEADIVVIPSLSIDQRELQKVEGCEHYEERLLFSLMRLRNPRTRLIYITSMPLHPSIIDYYLQLLPGIPFSHARNRLLLLSTYDSSLQPLSQKILERPRLLDRVRQALRLEKSFMICYNATDLEAELSLKLNVPLYAAAPDLQIWGTKSGSRQIFAESQVPHPDGSQRVWNAQELATAASDLWERQPTLKRMVVKLNEGISGEGNALLDLRPIMNVAPGQATSESRIAAINNSFSTLRFQAKQETWANFSGRITELGAIVEAFIEGEIKRSPSVQGRITPTGEVEILSTHDQILGGPDGQIYLGCRFPADESYRLQLQQLGLKVGRKLAEKGALERFGVDFVTVDKGNKNWDIQAIEINLRKGGTTHPFMTLKLLTNGRYDLSTGLFYSQQGRPKYYIATDNLQKDRYRGLLPNDLMDIIAHHRLHFDSGTETGTVFHLMGCLSQFGKLGLTSIGDSPQQAEDIYNKVVNVLDEETRSDNPNFPLFSDYTFPLAWDGYS; via the coding sequence ATGGTAACTTTAAATGTTTCAAAGTTGGATCAGGTTGATCAATTTCGCCGCTTGCAGTCAACTTTGCGCGATCGCTGGAAAACCATTGAGCTATTTGATAATAGTGAAGCAGATATCGTGGTTATTCCTTCCCTCAGCATCGATCAACGGGAACTGCAAAAAGTAGAAGGTTGTGAACATTATGAAGAAAGATTGTTATTTTCTTTAATGCGGTTGCGAAATCCTCGCACAAGGCTAATTTATATTACTTCAATGCCACTGCATCCCAGCATTATTGATTACTATTTGCAACTGTTACCAGGCATTCCATTTTCTCATGCACGCAATCGCCTACTTTTACTTTCTACTTATGATTCTTCTCTGCAACCTCTCAGCCAAAAAATTTTAGAACGTCCCCGCTTGTTAGACCGAGTTCGGCAAGCTTTAAGGCTGGAAAAATCATTTATGATTTGCTACAACGCCACAGATTTAGAAGCAGAATTATCTTTAAAATTAAATGTACCGTTATATGCTGCCGCACCAGATTTACAAATTTGGGGAACAAAAAGTGGCAGTCGGCAAATTTTTGCAGAAAGTCAAGTTCCCCATCCAGATGGTAGTCAAAGAGTTTGGAACGCCCAAGAATTAGCAACAGCCGCCAGCGATTTATGGGAACGCCAACCAACCTTAAAAAGAATGGTAGTCAAACTCAACGAAGGCATTTCTGGAGAAGGTAACGCCCTACTCGATTTAAGACCAATTATGAATGTAGCACCAGGGCAAGCTACCAGTGAATCAAGAATAGCAGCAATTAACAACAGCTTTTCTACCCTGCGCTTTCAAGCTAAACAAGAAACTTGGGCAAATTTTTCAGGAAGAATCACAGAATTAGGCGCAATTGTTGAGGCATTTATTGAAGGAGAAATCAAGCGTTCTCCCAGTGTGCAAGGACGCATTACACCCACAGGCGAAGTTGAAATTCTCTCTACCCACGACCAAATTCTTGGCGGGCCAGATGGTCAAATTTATCTTGGATGTCGCTTTCCCGCCGATGAAAGCTATCGCCTACAACTGCAACAATTAGGCTTAAAAGTTGGCAGAAAGCTGGCAGAAAAAGGAGCCTTAGAAAGATTTGGTGTTGATTTTGTCACCGTTGACAAAGGTAATAAGAATTGGGATATTCAAGCAATTGAAATTAACTTACGTAAAGGTGGTACAACTCATCCTTTCATGACCTTAAAACTATTAACAAATGGTCGCTATGATTTGTCCACAGGATTGTTTTATAGTCAGCAAGGTCGCCCTAAATATTACATTGCCACTGATAACTTACAAAAAGACCGCTATCGGGGATTATTACCAAACGATTTAATGGATATTATTGCCCATCACAGATTACATTTTGATAGTGGTACAGAAACAGGTACAGTTTTTCATTTGATGGGATGTCTCTCTCAATTTGGCAAATTAGGATTAACTAGCATTGGCGATTCTCCCCAACAGGCAGAAGATATATATAACAAAGTTGTCAATGTATTGGATGAAGAAACCCGCAGTGACAATCCAAATTTTCCCCTCTTTTCTGATTACACATTCCCCCTTGCTTGGGATGGGTACAGCTAG
- a CDS encoding protein kinase domain-containing protein, with the protein MSHIPQRAVHCINPDCQRPYPQPWGNKFCNSCGALLQLLDRYVPLEPLGSGGFAQIYTVWDEKTQTEKVLKVLVEDSPKAQELFTQEAAVLISLQHPGVPKVEADGFFQVNISSPKPRQLACLVMEKINGPTLDEIMNNYPQGCPENLVLNWFTQAVKILQELHKCQIIHRDIKPSNLMLRIPASTAPPTQPKTGWEQLVLIDFGGVKQINAAMQRRESSSTRLFSSGYSPPEQVTGGNVGPAADFYALGRTMIELLTGKYPPEMEDLQTGELRWRNRVNISSQFADLLDEMVKEDVRSRPSNAAIILKRLAKINKSAKPQSFSQPPNSNSASNNLTRLIQTIERAFTDFLTAIGKTALFIAKALLKMIQACVAIVWAMVLSSLGACLGTIIGFFVAYRTILGDRIVQLIVGQLPELIPNSQTNFGADILVFVSAGLGTAWGLTLSGCFGQRRRFLVASLMGMISYGFGWLFWELISPKQSSDGLVVMIAVSIFLLSLSFGFRSHHIVYALVAALGTAVIFSGLFVLGFPATVFYFSPQPLWTELGLPLALFVLVAIFTCFWLGVSHYLIVPGLRFLGWR; encoded by the coding sequence GTGTCCCATATCCCTCAAAGGGCGGTTCACTGCATAAATCCTGATTGTCAACGTCCTTACCCCCAACCTTGGGGAAACAAATTTTGTAACAGCTGTGGCGCATTGCTACAGTTGCTAGACCGCTATGTCCCACTGGAACCATTGGGTTCTGGTGGTTTTGCCCAAATTTATACAGTTTGGGATGAAAAAACTCAAACTGAAAAGGTGCTAAAAGTTTTGGTGGAAGATTCACCAAAAGCCCAGGAATTATTTACACAAGAAGCAGCAGTTTTAATTAGTTTGCAGCATCCTGGTGTTCCGAAGGTGGAAGCTGATGGTTTTTTTCAGGTAAATATCAGCAGTCCAAAACCGCGCCAGTTAGCTTGTTTGGTGATGGAAAAAATCAATGGGCCGACTCTGGATGAAATTATGAATAATTATCCTCAAGGATGTCCAGAGAATTTGGTACTCAACTGGTTCACCCAAGCTGTGAAAATTTTACAAGAACTGCACAAATGCCAAATTATTCACCGCGATATTAAACCTTCTAACTTAATGTTGCGGATACCAGCCTCAACCGCGCCACCAACTCAACCCAAAACAGGGTGGGAACAATTAGTATTAATTGATTTTGGTGGTGTTAAACAAATAAATGCTGCTATGCAGCGCCGAGAGTCGAGTTCAACGCGGTTATTTTCTTCTGGTTACAGTCCGCCAGAACAAGTTACTGGGGGAAATGTGGGGCCTGCGGCTGATTTTTATGCTCTTGGCCGGACAATGATTGAATTACTCACAGGTAAGTATCCGCCAGAGATGGAAGATTTGCAGACTGGGGAATTGCGGTGGCGGAATCGAGTGAATATTAGCTCACAGTTTGCTGATTTACTGGATGAGATGGTAAAGGAAGACGTGCGATCGCGTCCATCTAATGCAGCCATTATTCTCAAACGGTTAGCAAAAATTAACAAATCTGCCAAACCGCAGTCATTCTCCCAACCACCAAACTCAAATTCAGCCAGCAACAACTTAACAAGGCTAATTCAAACCATTGAACGAGCTTTTACCGATTTTCTCACAGCAATTGGTAAAACAGCTTTGTTTATTGCCAAAGCCTTGCTGAAAATGATTCAAGCTTGTGTAGCGATTGTGTGGGCAATGGTGCTATCTAGTTTAGGAGCTTGTTTAGGCACAATTATCGGCTTTTTTGTAGCTTACCGCACAATTTTAGGCGATCGCATTGTGCAATTAATCGTGGGTCAACTACCAGAACTCATTCCCAATTCTCAAACTAACTTTGGTGCAGATATTTTAGTCTTTGTGAGTGCTGGTTTGGGAACCGCCTGGGGACTCACCTTATCCGGGTGTTTTGGTCAAAGGCGGCGGTTTTTAGTCGCATCACTCATGGGTATGATTAGCTATGGATTTGGTTGGTTATTTTGGGAACTCATTTCACCCAAACAAAGCAGTGATGGTTTGGTCGTGATGATTGCTGTCTCAATATTTTTGCTATCCCTCAGCTTTGGGTTTCGCAGTCATCACATAGTTTATGCCTTAGTCGCCGCTTTAGGCACAGCAGTGATATTTTCTGGTTTATTTGTTTTAGGCTTCCCCGCCACAGTCTTTTATTTTTCACCCCAGCCACTTTGGACAGAATTAGGTCTACCCTTGGCTTTATTTGTTTTAGTCGCCATTTTTACATGCTTTTGGCTAGGGGTCAGTCATTACCTCATTGTTCCCGGACTGCGTTTTTTGGGATGGCGCTAA
- the arfB gene encoding alternative ribosome rescue aminoacyl-tRNA hydrolase ArfB encodes MLQIKNKIIIPDSELEISAIRSQGAGGQNVNKVATAIHLRFDIEASSLPAFYKQQLLKLNDRRITQDGVVVIKAQEHRSQEQNREEALQRLKQLILSAVVLPQIRKPTKPTRSSQKKRLDSKTKRSQIKSTRRQVID; translated from the coding sequence ATGCTGCAAATTAAGAATAAAATCATCATCCCCGATAGCGAACTCGAAATTAGCGCGATTCGTTCTCAAGGAGCAGGGGGTCAAAACGTCAACAAAGTTGCTACAGCCATTCACTTACGCTTTGACATTGAAGCTTCATCACTACCCGCTTTCTATAAACAGCAACTTCTCAAGCTCAACGACCGACGCATAACTCAAGATGGAGTTGTTGTCATCAAGGCTCAAGAACACCGTAGCCAAGAACAAAATCGGGAAGAAGCTTTGCAACGACTCAAGCAACTCATACTCAGCGCAGTTGTGCTGCCCCAAATCCGCAAACCCACCAAACCAACTCGTAGTTCTCAAAAAAAACGTCTTGACAGTAAAACTAAGCGTAGTCAAATTAAGTCAACCAGAAGGCAGGTAATTGATTAA
- a CDS encoding pentapeptide repeat-containing protein → MKLQIASIVALIVCTGLTEKALGLNQQDLEQFRKSGACPRCDLSGADLNQANLAGVNLRGAILKGANLSEANLTNADLTDANLEGAILKSANLTGASFTGTNLTSASLESADLSFTGFLGANLTAANLSGAKLYFTNFRGANFRLTTLTTGDVTSDKPYWWSSERVIPKQCNKFKAGTTCYTQSEEVESKR, encoded by the coding sequence ATGAAACTCCAGATTGCCAGCATTGTTGCTCTAATAGTTTGCACGGGGTTAACCGAAAAAGCCTTGGGGCTGAATCAACAAGACCTAGAACAGTTCAGAAAATCGGGTGCTTGTCCTCGTTGCGATTTGAGTGGTGCTGACCTCAATCAAGCTAATTTAGCTGGTGTCAACTTGCGTGGGGCTATTTTAAAGGGAGCAAATTTATCCGAAGCGAATCTGACCAATGCAGATTTAACCGATGCAAATCTCGAAGGTGCAATCCTGAAATCTGCCAATCTCACTGGAGCATCTTTCACAGGTACAAATTTAACTTCAGCATCTTTAGAAAGTGCGGATTTGTCTTTTACAGGTTTTCTGGGTGCTAATTTAACAGCCGCTAACTTATCCGGTGCTAAATTATACTTTACTAATTTTCGCGGAGCAAACTTCCGACTAACTACTTTAACTACAGGTGATGTCACTTCCGATAAACCTTACTGGTGGTCATCTGAGCGTGTAATTCCCAAGCAATGTAATAAATTTAAAGCAGGGACAACTTGTTATACCCAGTCTGAGGAAGTGGAAAGTAAGCGGTAG
- a CDS encoding glycoside hydrolase 100 family protein: MQIENLLTDEITEKAAWEALEKSILYYRGRPIGTVAAYDNSVEALNYDQCFVRDFVSSALIFLAKGRTDIVRNFLEETLKLQPKERQLDAYKPGRGLIPASFKVVVENGEEYLEADFGEHAIARVTPVDSCLWWIILLRAYVVATKDFSIAYQPEFQNGIRLIMEICLANRFDMYPTLLVPDGACMIDRRMGIYGHPLEIQVLFYTALRAARELLICQGNQDIVMAIDNRLPLLCGHIRQHYWIDINRLNAIYRFKGEEYGKAAVNLFNIYVDSIPYYELDKWLPKKGGYLAGNVGPSQLDTRFFALGNLMAIISDLATEEQSQAIMNLIEKRWDDLVGDMPMKICFPAIEDEEYRIVTGCDPKNIPWSYHNAGSWPVLMWMLTAAAMKTNRTSLAKKAIAIAEARIGEDEWPEYYDGKKGRLIGKQARKYQTWTIAGFLLAKELVKDASHLPLVSFDKLPPDLVSRACEFEIRSVDPLSS, translated from the coding sequence ATGCAAATAGAGAACTTATTAACAGATGAAATTACAGAAAAAGCCGCATGGGAAGCACTAGAAAAATCGATTCTATATTATCGAGGGCGACCGATTGGTACAGTTGCCGCTTATGATAATTCTGTAGAAGCACTTAATTATGACCAGTGTTTTGTTCGAGATTTTGTCTCTTCAGCATTAATTTTTCTTGCTAAAGGTAGAACAGATATTGTGCGTAACTTTTTGGAAGAAACTTTAAAGTTACAACCAAAAGAACGGCAATTAGATGCTTATAAGCCAGGGAGAGGTTTAATTCCGGCCAGCTTTAAAGTTGTTGTCGAGAATGGCGAAGAATATTTAGAGGCAGATTTTGGGGAACATGCGATCGCCAGAGTCACACCTGTAGATTCTTGTCTGTGGTGGATTATTTTGTTGCGTGCTTATGTTGTAGCGACAAAAGATTTTTCCATAGCTTATCAGCCAGAATTTCAAAATGGCATTCGGTTGATTATGGAAATTTGTTTGGCGAATCGTTTTGATATGTACCCAACACTGTTAGTTCCCGACGGTGCTTGTATGATTGATCGTCGGATGGGTATATATGGCCATCCTCTCGAAATACAAGTTTTATTCTACACAGCACTCAGGGCAGCACGGGAGTTATTAATTTGCCAAGGTAATCAAGATATTGTGATGGCAATTGATAATCGTTTACCACTTTTATGCGGACATATTCGCCAGCATTATTGGATAGATATTAATCGCTTAAATGCCATTTATCGCTTCAAAGGTGAAGAATATGGCAAGGCGGCGGTGAATCTATTTAACATTTATGTAGACTCAATTCCCTATTATGAATTAGATAAATGGCTACCCAAAAAAGGCGGTTATCTGGCTGGGAATGTCGGGCCATCTCAGTTAGATACACGCTTTTTTGCCTTGGGTAACTTGATGGCGATTATTTCTGATTTAGCCACAGAAGAACAGTCACAAGCCATTATGAATCTGATTGAGAAAAGATGGGACGATTTAGTCGGAGATATGCCGATGAAAATCTGTTTCCCAGCGATAGAAGATGAAGAGTACAGAATTGTAACTGGATGTGACCCGAAAAATATACCTTGGTCTTATCATAATGCTGGTAGCTGGCCTGTGCTGATGTGGATGTTAACAGCAGCAGCCATGAAAACTAATAGAACCAGTTTGGCAAAAAAAGCGATCGCCATTGCAGAAGCCCGCATTGGTGAAGATGAATGGCCAGAATATTACGATGGTAAAAAAGGCCGATTAATTGGTAAACAAGCAAGAAAGTATCAAACCTGGACAATTGCAGGTTTCTTATTAGCGAAAGAATTAGTTAAAGATGCTTCTCATTTACCGCTAGTAAGTTTCGATAAGTTACCACCAGATTTAGTATCAAGAGCCTGTGAGTTTGAAATCCGCAGTGTAGATCCTCTTAGCTCTTAA
- a CDS encoding tetratricopeptide repeat protein, translated as MNGHSFLTSGDQQNNSCQYVVNNTFGLPSHEANGSGKSAVKESYLRACALKSAKQGNYHQAIALLNELIRRYPHNAADYNNRGLIYFQSGEKQKAFCDYNTALDLNPNLASAYNNRANYYAACGELAAALADYDQAIDLNPRYVRAWINRGITFRDLGQYEEAIENLEIALLFGQLEAHIWSERGRTYHLWGDWNCAIADYRRAIAQLSTNQNSDVSGYRLRLQIETWLNELLSQG; from the coding sequence ATGAATGGTCACTCATTTCTAACTTCTGGCGATCAGCAAAATAACAGTTGTCAATATGTTGTAAATAATACATTTGGTTTGCCAAGTCATGAGGCTAATGGTAGTGGAAAATCTGCGGTCAAAGAAAGTTATTTACGCGCTTGTGCTTTGAAATCAGCGAAACAAGGAAATTATCATCAAGCGATCGCTTTATTAAATGAATTAATTCGTCGTTATCCCCACAACGCTGCTGATTACAACAATCGCGGGTTAATTTATTTTCAAAGTGGTGAAAAGCAAAAGGCTTTTTGTGATTACAACACAGCTTTAGATTTAAATCCCAATTTGGCTAGTGCTTACAATAATCGTGCCAATTACTATGCAGCTTGTGGAGAATTAGCCGCCGCTTTGGCTGATTACGACCAAGCAATTGATTTGAATCCCCGTTATGTGCGAGCTTGGATTAACCGGGGGATTACTTTCCGCGATTTAGGGCAGTATGAAGAAGCAATAGAGAATTTGGAAATTGCCCTCTTGTTTGGTCAGTTAGAAGCGCATATTTGGTCAGAACGTGGCCGGACTTATCATTTGTGGGGTGATTGGAATTGTGCGATCGCTGATTATCGTCGTGCGATCGCACAACTATCTACAAACCAGAATAGCGACGTTTCAGGTTATCGTTTGCGCTTACAAATCGAAACTTGGTTAAATGAACTACTATCGCAAGGCTAG
- a CDS encoding phosphoribulokinase: MSRPIILGIVGDSAAGKTTLTKGIAQVLGPENVTLICTDDYHRYDRKQRAEIGITALHPDCNHLDIMQQHLSLLRTGQPILKPVYSHKTGTFEAPLYIKPNKFVIIEGLLGYSTRAARECYDVKVYLAPPEPLRAKWKVKRDTLKRGYTPEQVLAELEKREPDSEQFIRPQRQWSDIVVSFYPPNGEVDESNGHLNVRLVLRPTIPHPDFTPIINLTSGVTGSAIRLGLDRDMNKPVDVLEVDGHATLEQVNKLEHIICSDMPHLRSVCDRESNPELGKIAGTTGETLQSYPLALTQLIITYHMLKATQMYQ, from the coding sequence ATGAGCCGTCCAATAATTCTTGGGATTGTGGGTGATAGTGCTGCGGGAAAAACAACACTAACTAAAGGTATCGCTCAGGTACTAGGGCCAGAAAATGTTACGCTGATTTGTACAGATGATTACCACCGTTACGATCGCAAACAACGTGCTGAAATTGGCATTACAGCTTTACACCCAGACTGCAACCATTTAGATATAATGCAGCAGCACCTGTCCTTACTCCGCACAGGACAGCCAATTCTCAAACCTGTTTATAGCCACAAAACAGGCACGTTTGAGGCTCCCCTATACATTAAGCCGAATAAATTTGTCATTATAGAAGGCTTGCTTGGCTATTCTACCCGTGCCGCCCGTGAATGTTATGATGTCAAAGTTTACCTTGCACCCCCCGAACCCTTACGCGCCAAGTGGAAAGTTAAACGAGATACGCTAAAACGCGGCTACACTCCCGAACAAGTATTAGCAGAATTAGAGAAACGCGAACCAGACTCAGAACAATTTATTCGTCCCCAACGCCAATGGTCAGACATTGTAGTGAGTTTTTATCCGCCTAACGGTGAAGTAGATGAAAGCAATGGTCATCTGAATGTGCGGTTAGTGCTGCGTCCCACGATTCCTCACCCTGATTTCACCCCAATTATTAATTTGACCAGTGGTGTTACTGGGTCAGCTATTCGTTTGGGGCTAGATCGCGATATGAATAAACCTGTGGATGTTTTGGAAGTGGATGGTCACGCGACCTTAGAACAGGTAAATAAACTCGAACATATCATCTGTTCGGATATGCCGCATTTACGTAGTGTATGCGATCGCGAAAGTAATCCCGAACTTGGCAAAATTGCGGGTACAACTGGCGAAACCCTACAAAGCTATCCTTTGGCTTTGACCCAGTTAATTATTACCTACCACATGCTGAAGGCAACGCAAATGTATCAATAG
- a CDS encoding M20 family metallopeptidase produces the protein MLTRIKEIATKLAPRLVEIRRHLHSHPELSGQEYQTAAFVAGVLSSSGLHVQEGVGKTGVIGEVRGTGTDERLLAIRTDMDALPIQERTSLDYASRKDGVMHACGHDVHTTVGLGTAMILSQIADELGGKVRFLFQAAEEIAQGANWMVQDQAMQDVSAILGVHVFPSIPAGSIGIRYGALTAAADDLEITIIGESGHGARPHEATDAIWIASQVITALQQAISRTQNPLRPVVLSIGKIQGGRAPNVIADQVQLWGTVRSLHPETRAHLPHWIENIVANICDAYGAKYQVNYRQGVPSVQNDYSLTQLLQSAAEEAWSSDRVQVLPEPSLGAEDFSVYLEHAPGSMFRLGVGFKDRIINYPLHHPEFEIDESAIITGVVTMAYAAYKYWL, from the coding sequence ATGTTAACCCGTATTAAAGAGATAGCCACAAAACTAGCACCCCGTTTAGTTGAAATTCGCCGTCATCTTCACTCTCATCCAGAACTCAGTGGTCAAGAGTATCAAACAGCTGCTTTTGTGGCTGGGGTTCTGTCTTCCAGTGGGTTGCATGTCCAAGAAGGTGTGGGAAAAACAGGTGTAATTGGGGAAGTGCGGGGTACAGGAACCGATGAGCGTTTATTAGCGATTCGGACTGATATGGATGCTTTACCTATCCAAGAACGTACAAGTTTAGATTATGCTTCCCGTAAAGATGGGGTGATGCACGCTTGTGGTCACGATGTACATACGACTGTCGGGTTAGGTACGGCAATGATCTTGTCCCAAATCGCTGATGAATTGGGCGGGAAGGTGCGATTTTTATTTCAAGCCGCCGAGGAAATTGCCCAGGGTGCGAATTGGATGGTGCAAGATCAGGCGATGCAGGATGTTTCAGCGATTTTAGGCGTTCATGTTTTTCCTTCTATCCCCGCAGGTTCGATTGGGATACGTTACGGAGCGTTGACAGCCGCAGCTGATGATTTAGAAATTACGATTATTGGTGAGTCTGGACACGGCGCACGTCCCCATGAAGCAACTGACGCGATTTGGATTGCTTCACAAGTGATTACAGCTTTGCAACAAGCCATCAGCCGGACTCAGAATCCTTTGCGCCCTGTAGTGTTGAGTATAGGGAAAATTCAGGGTGGTAGAGCGCCCAATGTGATTGCTGATCAAGTGCAGTTGTGGGGAACGGTGCGATCGCTCCATCCCGAAACCCGCGCCCATCTCCCTCATTGGATTGAAAATATTGTGGCGAATATCTGTGATGCTTACGGCGCAAAATATCAAGTTAATTACCGTCAAGGTGTCCCCAGCGTCCAAAATGATTATTCTTTAACCCAGTTGTTACAATCAGCCGCAGAAGAAGCCTGGAGTAGCGATCGCGTCCAAGTTTTACCCGAACCTTCTCTTGGCGCGGAAGATTTTTCTGTTTATTTAGAACACGCCCCTGGTTCAATGTTTCGCTTGGGTGTCGGTTTCAAAGATCGAATCATCAACTACCCATTACACCATCCCGAATTTGAAATCGATGAGTCGGCGATTATCACAGGTGTGGTAACTATGGCCTATGCCGCTTATAAATATTGGCTATAA